CGGCAGGTCTGGTCGCTGGGCGAGGCCCGGGAGATCCTGGAGCGGCTGATCGGCACGGCCATGGACTGGACACCGCTCGATGCCTTCCTGATCCAGTATCTGACCACCGACGAGCGCCGGGCGACCGTGCTGGCATCGAGCTTTGCCTCCTCGCTCGAATTGATCAGGGAAGGTGTCCTTGAGGTTCACCAGGACCGGCCGCTGTCGCCGCTCTTCATGCGCAGGCGCCGCGAACCCTCCGGTTCCGCTCCGCCGCGGACGTGATAGAAGCGGCCAGATGAGTTCAGGCGATCCCCATTCAGGGCCCGGCGACCACGAACCGTCCTTCGGCAACCCTCTCGGGATCGTCGAGGGACCGGTTGAGCAATTGCGCATAGTCGAGGCGCTGCTGTTCGCGGCCTCCGAGCCTCTGAGCGAGGAGCAGCTGGCCGAGCGCCTGCCGCGCGGCGCCGATCTGCGTTGGCTGCTGGTCACGCTCCAGGCGTTCTATTCGTCCCGTGGCGTCAATCTTGTCCGGGTTGGCGGAAAATGGACCTTCCGCACCGCCGAGGACCTCAGCTTTCTCCTGCACAAGGAAACGGTGGACGAGCGCAAGCTGTCGCGCGCCGCCCTCGAGACCCTGGCGATCGTTGCCTATCACCAGCCGGTGACGCGCGCCGAGATCGAGGAGGTGAGGGGGGTCGCGGTTGCCAAGGGCACGCTCGACCTTCTGCTCGAGACGGGCTGGCTGCGTATCCGCGGCCGCCGCAAGGCCCCCGGCCGCCCCGTCACCTTTGGCACGACCCAGGCCTTTCTCGAACATTTCGGCCTGGAGGCCATTGGCGATCTGCCGGGCCTCGACGACCTGAAGGCCGCCGGCCTGCTCGATGGCCGCCTGCCGCCTGGCTTCCAGATCCCCATGCCCTCCGACGATCCGACACTCCGCGACGACGAGGAGCCGGACGACCAGGGCCATCTCGACCTGTCGCTGATGCCCGGCCTCGACGATGACGAGGCTGCCCGATGACATTTCCCGGCATCGAGGCCGCCGCGCGCTGGGGCCGCCGCGGCACGGCAGGACCTGCCATCGCGCA
This region of Phreatobacter aquaticus genomic DNA includes:
- the scpB gene encoding SMC-Scp complex subunit ScpB, whose translation is MSSGDPHSGPGDHEPSFGNPLGIVEGPVEQLRIVEALLFAASEPLSEEQLAERLPRGADLRWLLVTLQAFYSSRGVNLVRVGGKWTFRTAEDLSFLLHKETVDERKLSRAALETLAIVAYHQPVTRAEIEEVRGVAVAKGTLDLLLETGWLRIRGRRKAPGRPVTFGTTQAFLEHFGLEAIGDLPGLDDLKAAGLLDGRLPPGFQIPMPSDDPTLRDDEEPDDQGHLDLSLMPGLDDDEAAR